Below is a window of Flavobacterium cyclinae DNA.
CGAAAACCTTTGCATCTTTGTGTTAAATAAAAATAAAATGACCCACATTCAATTCATTCAAAACCAAATCAACATTGCTCCAAAAAGCATTGAAGCTACTATAAAATTACTTTCTGAAGATTGTACGATTCCGTTTATTTCGCGTTACCGAAAAGATCAAACTGGAAATTTAGATGAGGTTCAAATCGAAGCTATTTCGAAATTAAACAAGCAATTTGATGAAATCATTAAGCGAAAAGAAAGCATTATAAAATCGATTGAAGAGCAAAATGCACTTTCGCCAGAATTGAAAGCTAAAATTGAAAATAGTTTTGATTTACAAGAATTGGAAGATTTCTATTTACCTTATAAAAAGAAGAAAAAAACCAAAGCTGATGTCGCTCGTGAAAATGGATTAGAACCGTTGGCAAAAATCATTATGAGTCAATCCCGAAGTGTCGGGACTGATGATATTGAGTTTTTAGCATCGAAATATTTGAATGCAAACGTTAAAAATGAAGACGAAGCCTTACAAGGCGCTCGCGATATCATTGCGGAATGGATTAACGAAAACATATTTATTCGTAAAAATTTACGTCGCTTATTCCAACGAAAAGCTGAAATCACAACTAAAGTCGTTAAAACTAAAAAAGATGACGAAGCGGCTCAAAAATTCTCCCAATATTTCGATTGGTCAGAACCGATTTCCAAAGCACCATCGCATCGTTTATTAGCTATGTTGCGAGCTGAAGCGGAAGGTTTTGTGAAATTAAATGTCGCAATCGAAAAAGAAGAAGCCTTAAATTTTATCGAAGAAAATATTATCAAAAATAAAAATTCGGATGCAACCGAACATTTAGAATTAGCGATAAAAGACAGCTACAAACGTTTGTTGGAACCAGCAATTTCAAACGAAACCTTGCAAGAAGCAAAAGCAAAAGCCGACATAAAAGCGATTGATGTGTTTTCCGAAAATTTACGTCAGTTACTATTAGCACCACCATTAGGCGAAAAACGAATTTTAGCTATCGACCCTGGTTATAGAACTGGTTGTAAAGTAGTGTGTTTAGATGAAAAAGGAGATTTATTAAATAACGAAACCATTTATCCACATGCACCACAAAACGATACCGCTATGGCGATGAAAAAAATTCGTTCCATGGTGAATGCGTACAATATTGAAGCCATTTCTATTGGAAATGGAACAGCTTCTCGTGAAACGGAGTTTTTTATCAAAAAAATTGCTTTTGATAAACCGGTTCAAGTTTTTGTGGTTTCGGAAGCGGGAGCATCGGTATATTCTGCGAGTAAAATTGCGAGAGAAGAATTTCCAAATTACGATGTAACCGTTCGTGGTTCTGTTTCGATTGGAAGAAGACTTTCTGACCCATTGGCAGAATTGGTAAAAATTGATCCAAAATCTATCGGTGTTGGACAATATCAGCACGATGTAGATCAAACTAAGTTACAATCAGCATTAGATAGCACGGTGATGAGTTGCGTGAATTCTGTTGGGATTAACATCAATACTGCTAGTAAATCATTATTGAGTTATGTTTCAGGAATTGGTGAAAAAATGGCGGAAAATATTGTGGCTTATCGTTCAGAGAACGGGCCTTTTGAAGATAGAAAGCAACTGAAAAAAGTGCCACGTTTGGGAGAAAAAGCTTATCAACAAGCCGCAGCTTTCATTAGAATTCGCGATGGGAAAAATCCATTGGATAATTCAGCTGTTCACCCTGAAGCGTATCCTATTGTGGAAAAAATGGCAAAAGATTTAGGCATCAAAACCAATGAATTAATCGCTAATAAAGAAAAAATCGCTCAAATAAAACCTGAAAATTATATCACAACTGAAATAGGGATTTTAACTTTAAAAGATATTCTAAAAGAGTTAGAAAAACCAGGTTTAGATCCAAGAAAAGCAGCAAAAATTTTCGAATTCGATCCAAATGTTCGCTCTATTTCTGATTTAAAAACCGGCATGATTTTACCAGGAATTGTGAATAATATTACGGCTTTTGGATGTTTTGTAGATTTAGGTATCAAAGAAAGTGGTTTGGTGCACATTTCGCAATTGAAAGAAGGCTATGTTTCGGATGTAAACGAAGTGGTAAAAATGCACCAACACGTGCAAGTAAAAGTCGTTGAGGTGGACGAAGCAAGAAAACGCATTCAGTTGACGATGATTTTGTAAATCATAATACAACGAATTTTTCAAAAATTTATTTATTTTAATTTACTAGAATTGAAGTAAACTCACCATCTGCACCACTAATTTGAATTGAATTCGTGTTATTAATATCTAAATAAAAATTTACAGTTGATGAATCCTCAATACTAATTATATAACTATTATTATTAACAATTTTAAAATCTATTATTCCCATTCCATTATAAAAAAATGAAGCAGGATTATTGTTCGTATAAAAATTTAAACTATCATTAAAATATATATTATTATTATATCCATTTAAATTTCTAACATACTCAACATTTGATAAATAGGTAGCAATATCTGTTGTTAAGTTTTTATAGTATCCTTGATAATTTGAGCCTGTCAAGGAGCTATCTTTTGTTCCATAAAGGTATACATCATTATTTATCTTACTCAATCCATATATTCCACAATAATATGTTTCATCATTAAATATTCCATTTTTGAAGTAACCTCTTCCTAAGCTGCTTTGAGCAGTAACATATATATCATTGTTAGAAACTACTATTGAATTAGCACTACCATTGTCATTGTGACTTAAAGTAGTTTTCACTCCATTTTTCCAAAAACAAACTTCTTTAGTAGTATAATTTCCAATACTACCACAGAAATAAACATCATTTCCTTCAACAAACATGTCATTTATTTGTAAAAAGGGTTCATTATTGGGATTTAATAAAGAATTTAAATCAATTAATATTCCATTTTTCCAATATAAAGTATTAAGATATCCAGTTCCTTGACCTAAAACATACACATCTAAACCTGAAACCATAATTTTTTGAGCAACCCCATTAGTTAGCCCACCATTATCAAGTAATACTAATTGTGTGTTTTTCCAATAACACGGATTGTTGTTATATTTTCCTGTGACATAAACATCAACTACTGAAGAGTTTGCCAAATTAGAATCATAATCATTATTCTTATCACAACTAAATAATGCAGTAATAGCTAAAATTAAAAAACCAAAATTTTTCATGAGAATGTTTTTATATTTTAAAGATGATGAAATGATAATTTGGTTGCGTTCTATAAAAAAAATCCCAAATTCCTTTTGAAATAACTGGAATTTGGGATTTTAAATATTGAAAAGAAAAATTATTCTTTTTCTTTAGTTTCTTCTTCTTTTTTAGAGTTTTTAGGCTCATCGTCTTTCATGGCGTTTTTAAATTCTTTAACACCTCCACCAAGACCTTTCATTAATTCTGGAATTTTTTTACCTCCAAATAATAATAAAACAATTGCTATGATTAAAATTGCTTGTGGAACTCCTACAATTCCTAAAGATATAGTTAATGCATTCATTTTTTCTATGATTTAAAGCACAAAGATATAAAGAAATTAACAAATGATTATTTTTTAACGATTAATTATACTATTAGAAATTAGAAACCCGTTGTATTTAGTATATTTGTGTAATTAATAGAACTAATAAGATGGCTAATAAAAGGCTAAAAAGACAACTTTTATTAAGAAAATTATTCAATAAGAGAAGGTTAGTTATTCTAAACGAGGACACTTTTGAAGAAACTTTTTCATTAAAATTAAATTTAATGAACGTCTTTGTTGTGGGGACATTAGGAGCAATAATAATCATTTTTGTTACCACCTATATTATTGCTTTTACGCCACTTCGCGAATATATTCCAGGTTATGCTTCTTCTAAATTAAAGCAGGAAGCAATGGATATGGCTATAAAATCAGATTCTTTAGAAAAGTCGGTAAAAATCAATAATGCTTATATTGCTTCTATCAAAAAAGTACTTACAGGTGATTTAGAATATGCCAAATTAAATAAAGATTCTATTAAAGCCTTAGATGCTGCAGATTTAGATTTATCAGGACTTACCGCAACTGAAAAAGAAGAAGAATTAAGAGATCAAGTTATAAAAGAAGATAAGTACAATGTTTTTGAATCTTCTAAACCAAAGGTTAGTTTTGTGTTATTTCCTCCAGCACAAGGAGCTATTTTACAAAAATATAATGTTGCTAATAAACATTTAGCAGTGAAAATTGCATTAACCAATAACACTCCAATTAAAGCCGTTGCAACAGGAACTATTATTTTTTCTGATTGGACTCCTAGTTCGGGTTATGTGGTGATTGTACGCCATAAAGATGATATTTTATCTGTTTATAAAAACGCGGCTTCAGTAACAAAAACTCAAGGAAATATAGTAAAATCTGGAGAAGTAATCGCTTTAGCTGGAAATACAAATTCCGTTCTTAATTCGGGTGCTACATTGCATTTTGAATTATGGAAAGATGGTTTCCCAATTGATCCAACGCAATTTATCAATTTCAATTAACATGTCAGTAAAAGCTTTTGCGGCTAAGTTATTTGCCAAAAGAATTCACGCCAAAACCCAAAAATGGGCTAATAATCCTATTGAAACCCAACAAAAAGTTTTTGAAGAATTAATCAGAGAAGCAACTCAAACTCAATTTGGAAAAGACCACGATTTTGATTCTATAAAATCCCATTCCGATTTTGTTCAAAAAGTTCCCGTTCGCGATTACGAAGGTTTGAAACATTATGTTGATAAAGTCGTAAAAGGCGAAGAAAATGTACTTTGGAAAGGAAAACCGCTTTATTTTGCTAAAACTTCAGGAACTACTTCGGGAGCTAAATACATTCCATTGACAAAAGAATCGATGCCCTTTCATATTCAAGCGGCTCGAAATGCTATTTTAAGTTACATTTATGAAACTGGAAAAGCGGATTTTGTATCTGGAAAAATGATTTTCTTACAAGGAAGTCCCATTTTAGAAGAAAAAAACGGAATTAAATTGGGAAGATTATCCGGAATTGTAGCGCATTTTGTTCCGAAATATTTGCAAAAAAACCGCATGCCAAGTTGGGAAACCAATTGTATCGAAGATTGGGAAACTAAAGTCAATGCGATTGTAGAGGAAACCATCAAGGAAAATATGTCTGTGATTTCTGGAATTCCGTCTTGGGTGCAAATGTATTTTGAGAAGTTAAAGGAAAAAGCAAACAAACCGGTTGGCGAAATCTTCAAAAACTTCAATTTGTTTATTTATGGTGGTGTCAATTATGAACCCTATAGAGCAAAATTTGAAAATTTAATCGGAAGAAAAGTTGATTCTATTGAATTGTTTCCCGCTTCAGAAGGATTTTTTGCCTACCAAGATTCACAAAAAGAAAAAGGCATGTTACTGTTATTGAATTCCGGAATTTTCTATGAATTCATTAAAGCCGACGAATTTTTCACTGAAAATCCAAAACGCTTTACAATTGGCGAAGTGGAATTAGGCGTTAATTACGTTTTAATAATTTCAACAAATGCCGGACTTTGGGCTTACAATATTGGCGATACGATTCAGTTTACGAGTTTAAAACCGTATCGAGTAATCGTTTCAGGAAGAATCAAACATTATATTTCCGCTTTTGGCGAACACGTTATCGGAAAAGAAGTGGAATCAGCACTAAAAGAAGCAATGGAAGGAACTGATGTTCGCGTAAATGAATTTACAGTTGCGCCACAAATCACACCAAATGAAGGATTGCCATATCACGAATGGTTCATCGAATTTGAAAATGAACCAACCAATTTAGAAGATTTTGCTTTAAAAATCGACGCTGCTATGCGCAAACAAAACGTGTATTATGACGATTTGATTGTTGGGAATGTACTGCGAACATTAGTCATCACAAAAGTTCCAAAAAACGGTTTCCAAGACTACATGAAATCAATAGGCAAATTAGGTGGACAAAATAAATTACCTAGATTAAGTAACGATAGAAAAATTGCACAGTTTTTTGAGATAAAAGAATAAAGATGAAAGAGAAAAGACTGATTTGGATTTTTTTGATTGTTGCACAGTTTGCGTTTTCACAAATTCGCGGCGTGGTCAAAGACAGTATTTCTGGCGAACCAATTTCGTATGTGAATATTTCGGTGGAGAATGAAACTGTTGGAACCACTTCGGAAGCAGATGGAAGTTTTTCATTGGATATAAAAGACGAGAAAGTATTGATTTTTTCTGCTTTGGGTTTTGAAACAAAGAAATTATCTTCTAAAAGCGAAGTAATTCTACTAAAACCAAAAGTTTTTGAGTTGAAGGAAGTGGTTATTGAACAACCAAAATTTAAAAAAGAAATTGAAATTGGAAATTTTAATAAACCTTTAGGCTATCATATTTCGGGAGATTTAGAATGGTCTAACGCAAAATTCTTTAAATATGAAACCACTTATGAACAAACAAAGTTTGTAAAAAAAATAAAAATTACAACTCGAAGTAAAGTTAATAATGCCAAATTTAAAATTAGAATTTTTAGTGTAAATAAGGAAGGTTCTCCTGAAGATGATTTACTTTATGAGGATATTATTGTAACGGTTAAAAAAGGAAAAAGGAAGAATATAATTGATATTTCAAATTTCAAATTAGTTTTCCCAGAAGAAGGTTTATTTATTGCTTATGAAGTTTTAAAAATTGAAAGCAATAAATATGAATTTAAATATACTGAAAACAAAAGTAAAAAATTAATCAAAAAAATATATTATGCACCTGATTTTGAATGCAATTTAGTTGAAGAACAAAACACATATCATAATAGATTTGGAAAATGGATTAAGTTACAAAGATGGCATAACAATGAAATAGGCTCAAAAGAAAAATACAATAATAAAGTTTTTGAACCGGCAATAAATCTTATACTAACAAATTAATGAAATCATTACTCTTTTTCTTTTTAACAATATCCCTTTCCGCACAAATTCGCGGCGTAGTAAAAGACAGTATTTCTAGCGAACCCATTCCGTTTGTGAATATTTGGGTGGAGAATGAAACGATTGGCACTACTTCTGAACCCAACGGTAGTTTTTCATTAGATATAAAAGAAGAAAAAGTCTTAGTTTTTTCGGCATTGGGGTATGAAGTAAAAAAAGCATCTTCAAGGACAGATATAATTTTATTGAAACCAAAAGTTTTTGAGTTGAAGGAAGTGGTTATTGAACAACCAAAATTTAAGAATGAAATTGAAGTAGGTAACTATGAAACAAGCGGTTTTAGAATTGGATTAGGAAATATAAATTCTGCGGTTTATTTTAAACCTTATGATGAAATGATAACACATCCATTTTTAAAAGAAATAAAATTTTTAACCAAATCAGATATTGATAATGCAAAAATTAGAATAAAAATTTTAAGTGTAAATACTGATAATTCTCCTGGAGAAAGCTTAATAGACGAAGAAATTATTGTCTCTGTAAAAAAAGGCAAAAGTAAAAATAAAGTTGATTTAACAGAGTACAGACTTAAGATTCCTTTAGTTGGGTTTTTTATTTCTTTTGAAAAATTACTTATCGAAGATAATAAGCATTATAGTGAATATACTTATAAAGATAATCAAGGGAATAAAGTAACACGTAAATCAATGTCAATTGAACCTGAATTATGTTTTATTCCTATTGAACATGATATTATTTGGCAATCAACAATAAACGGAAATTGGACAAAATCTAAAAAACACATTTTAAAAAATCCAAAGAGTTATGAAAATTTATTAATGAGAAAATATCATGATAAATATTTAGCTCCTTCTATGACTATAACTCTAACCAACTAATGAAATATCTCTTCTTTTTTTACTTACTATCTATTTCTCTTACAGCCCAAATCCGTGGCGTAGTTAAAGACAGTATTTCTGGCGAACCCATTCCGTTTGTGAATATTTGGGTGGAAAATGAAACGATTGGCACTATGTCAGATGCAGATGGAACGTTTTATTTAGAAGCTTCAAACCAAAAAAACATTGTAATTTCAGTATTAGGTTATGAAAGAAAAGTGCTTAAAGGAACCGAAGTATCGGAAGTGTTGTTAAGACCAATGACGTACGATTTAAGAGAAGTGGTTATATTGAATAAAAAACAGTCGAAACAAATTGAAATTGGTGAAATCAAAGATGCTATTTTTCAATCTTTTGATAACGGACCTAAAATCGAAGCAAAGTTTTTTCCTTATAAAGCTTCTTATAATAAAACAAAATTTTTAAAAGAAGTAACCATTTTTACAGATAGTAGAATTGAGGATGCCACTATAAAATTACATTTTTATAGCGTAGACGAAAACGGATTTCCTGGTGAAGAATTACTAACAAAAGACTTTGTTGTAACGCTAAAAAAAGGAGTTCTCAAACACCGTTATTCTATTTCGCAATTTGATTTGGTTTTTCCCGAAAACGGTATGTTTGTTGCATATGAGAAATTGTTGATAGAAAGCAATAAAACAGGCAACAAATATCAACCATATGTGCTTTATAATTATGTAGATAGAGATTTCTTTTATACGTATGCTTACGGAAAATGGAGCAAGCAATCAAGTGAAAATTCAGAAAAAATCAGCGTATATGAACCCTCAATAAACCTGATTTTAACGAACTAAAATAAAAAACACTACATTTGTAGGTTAGAAAATAAAAAAATTAATGAAAGACATTAAAAACATTTCGCGTTCTAGAGCGCAAGAGTCCTCAGCAGCTATTGAGCGACTGTACATTACCATGAGACATTTATTCAACAGAGGTTTCTATAAGCCAATGGGTGTTTCAGGGGAAACCTTAAGAGAAGCATTATTATCGCTTCGACCAGAAATTTACGGTTCTATAGCCGAAGAAAAAGTAGAACTAAACGGACTTTTATACGTAATTGAACGTTTACCAATTGGAATTGAAGAATGCCGTTACATCAATTTAACTTCAGATGAAGGCTATTCGAATTCGCATTTTAAAGCAATTGTTCCTCCAAAAAGAAGAAGAAATTGTTACCGTATAGATGACGAACAAATGAATGTGGAAATCACAAGAGGACGTTCGGATATTTATGATATTTTGACACATTTAACGTTCATCTTTATCGAATCGCACAAAATTAAAGACCGTGTTTTAATCGATGACGAAGGTTCAGTTTCAAGAGATTGGCAAAAATTAGAAATAGCGGTAAAACAAACTAAAAAATTAAGTCTAATTGACCGTGAAAAAGCAATTTCTCATGCGGCTAATGTCTTAGGAAGAACGTTTGCAGAAGTACAAGATATTTACGATGATTTTGCTACTGCCGAAGCTCCAGATCGATTCTTACACGTTGTGTATTGGTTAGGAAAATTAGCTATAGAAGAAGTTGTTGATAACAATAAAAGAACCATTACTTTTAGTCCCATTTTAAGAGAACGATTAGGTCATCACATTTATGGTGACATTTGGGCAACCACAATTAAAGAAGTATTACTTCAAAACGATTTAATTGATAGACCAATTCATATCATTAGTGCCAATATGCACAGTGTGATGAACTCATTATTTGCAGAACCAGTTTTAGGAAAAAAATACAAAAACACACCTGAATTTCAGATATTTGAGGATTTAAGTAGTTCGGCAAACAAAGAGTTACGCAAGAAAGTGGAAGATTTTGCGTTATCACAAGGAATGATTTCGTTGCCAGATGCATCAGGAACCAATATCGACGTTCAAATTTTTGATACTGCTAAAATTGATTTCAAGAAAACCATTTTTGCAGATGCAAAATTAGCCAAAGAAAAACCGGTTATTATTGTAATGGATTATGCCTTTGGAGAACAAGCTTTTGAGACAATTGATGAGTTATTGAAACCGTATAAAACAGAAAAGAAAAACAAAATATTCTTGAATCTTGAATCAGTTTCTATTATGGGTAAAGCTGGAATTTTAGAAGGAGGAAAAGGCGATATTATGATTCCGTGCGCACATGTAAACGAAGGAACAGCGGATAATTATCCTTTTGAAAATGAATTAACCAAAGAGATGTTTGAGGGGAACGGAATTCCTGTTTTTGCAGGTCCAATGATAACGGTTTTAGGTACATCGCTTCAAAACAGAGATTTATTGAAGTTTTTCCATGAATCAACTTGGCAAGCGATTGGTTTAGAAATGGAAGGCGCGTATTATCAAAAAGCGATTCAATCGGCTTCTAAAATTAGAAAAAGTATTAATCCAGATGTAAAAGTAAGATACGCTTATTATGCATCGGATAATCCATTAGAAACAGGAAGCACTCTAGCATCGGGAGGATTAGGAACAACCGGTGTAAAACCTACGTATTTGATTACGATTAAAATATTAGAACAAATCTTTAACGTAAAATAGGCATTAATGAGCACAAATTCTCAAGATCAAGAAATCGATTTAGGCCAAATCGGAACTGGAATTAAGAACTTTTTTAATAATAGTTTAAATACCATTTTTGATTTTATTTTCTTCATTAAAAAGAAAATCATAATCATAATTATATTGTTTATAGCTGGTGTTGCTGCCGGTGTTGTTCTAGATAGCAGACATAGTTATATTCAAAAATTGGTTCTAATTCCAAATTTTGGAAGTAATGAATATCTATACAATAAGATAAGTTTATTGGAGTCTAAATTAAAAGAGAAAGATGTTGCTTTTTTTAAACAAATTGGTATAAAGGATATCGATGAAATTGGTAAAATTGAAATTAAGCCAATCAACGGAATTTATAGTTTTATTAATTCAAAAGACAATGCTTTAAATTTTGAGTTTATCAAATTAATGGCAGAAGACGGCAATATTGAGAAAATAATTAAGGAGGATATAACGAGTAAAAATTATTATCAACATCAATTAGTAATAAATACTTCTAAACCATTTAAAAGAAACGAACTTATTGATCCAATATTAAACTTCCTTCAAGATTCAGAGCATTTTAATAAATTAAAAACTATTTATCAAAATAACGTAAAAACGAAAATTGAAATTAACAATCAATTAATAAATCAAATTGATGGATTGATACTTTCGTTTTCTGAAAACAAGCCATCGGGTAGTGTTACTATTTCTGAAAATAGCGGAATAAACGACATTATTAATAAGAAAGACGAATTAATAAAAGAAAATCAATACAAACTTTTAAATAGTGTTGAATACGATAAGATTGTAAAAGATCAAAGTATTGTTGCCAACCAAATTAATACTTCAGGATTAAGTAATAAAATGAAATTTATTGTACCTATTTTGTTTGTATTCTTATATTTAATAGGGTATTGGTTTATAAAATTATATAAAAATCAAGTAGCAAGAATTAACTAATGAAATATATTTTAGTAACTGGCGGTGCCGGATTTATTGGAGCAAATTTTGTTCCGTATTTTATAGAGAACAATTCAGATTATCATTTAGTAAACTTAGATTTGCTTACCTATGCTGGTAATTTAGAAAATGTATCAGAAGTAGAAAATCATGCTCGATATACATTTGTTCAAGGTGATATTTGCGATCGAAATTTTGTAGAAGAATTATTTCAAAAATATCAGTTTCACGATGTAATTCATTTTGCAGCAGAAAGTCATGTTGATAATTCGATTTCAGGTCCAGAAGCGTTCATTAAAACCAATGTGTTAGGAACGTTTAATTTGTTAGATACAGCAAGAAAACTTTGGATGTCGGCTCCTAATCAATACAACATTGGATTTGAAAATTCACGCTTTCACCATGTTTCTACTGATGAGGTATATGGAACTTTAGGCGAAACGGGTTTGTTTGAAGAAACAACACCATATGCGCCAAATAGCCCATATTCGGCTTCAAAAGCGGGTTCTGATATGATTGTGAGAAGTTATTTTCATACCTATGGAATGAACGTTGTAACCACAAATTGCTCTAACAATTATGGTCCAAAACAACATAATGAAAAGTTGATTCCTACTATTATTCGTAAAGCGGTAACTGGAGAGAATATTCCGATTTATGGCGATGGAAAAAACGTGCGCGATTGGTTATATGTTTTAGATCACTGTAAAGGAATTGAATTGGCTTTCAAAAAAGGAAAAGCTGGTGAAACGTATAATATTGGTGGCAGAAATGAGAGAAACAATTTATATATTGTTGATAAAGTTTGTTCAATTTTAGACGAAATGAAGCCAAAAGCATCAGGAAGTTATAAAGAACAAATCACTTTTGTAAAAGACAGACCAGGACACGATTTAAGATACGCCATCGATGCTACAAAAATCGAAACCGAATTAGGTTGGAAAGCCGATGAAAACTTTGAAACCGGAATTGTAAAAACAATAGAATGGTATTTAAAAAAGTTTAGTGTTAACGAGTTATAGTTTTTTTTCGAAACTATAAACAATCAACCACAAACTATAAACGCATTAAAAATGAAAGGAATTATATTAGCAGGAGGCTCAGGAACCCGTTTACATCCGTTAACATTAGCGGTGAGCAAACAATTGATGCCTATTTATGATAAACCCATGATTTACTATCCATTATCAACTTTGATGTGGGCAGGAATAAACGAAATTTTAATTATTTCTACACCTCACGATTTACCATTATTTCGTCAATTGTTAGGCGATGGAAGTAAATTAGGTTGCCGATTTGAATACGCTGTTCAAGAACATCCAAACGGATTAGCTGAAGCTTTTATCATTGGTAAAGAGTTTGTAGGGAACGACAAAGTAGCTTTGATTCTAGGAGATAATATTTTCTACGGAACTGGTTTAGCAGAATTACTTCAAGCGAATAACAATCCAAATGGAGGAATTATTTACGCGTATCATGTACACGATCCAGAGCGTTATGGTGTGGTAGATTTTGATAAGGATGGAAAAGTTTTATCTATAGAAGAAAAACCAGCCCAACCAAAATCAAACTATGCTGTTCCTGGAATTTATTTCTATGATAATGATGTTTTAGAAATTGCGGCAAACATAAAACCAAGCCACAGAGGCGAATTAGAAATTACCGATGTAAATAAAGAATATTTAAATCGAGGCAAATTACAAGTAAGTATTTTAGATAGAGGAACCGCTTGGCTAGACACAGGAACATTCCAGTCCT
It encodes the following:
- the tatA gene encoding twin-arginine translocase TatA/TatE family subunit, whose protein sequence is MNALTISLGIVGVPQAILIIAIVLLLFGGKKIPELMKGLGGGVKEFKNAMKDDEPKNSKKEEETKEKE
- a CDS encoding GH3 auxin-responsive promoter family protein, with product MSVKAFAAKLFAKRIHAKTQKWANNPIETQQKVFEELIREATQTQFGKDHDFDSIKSHSDFVQKVPVRDYEGLKHYVDKVVKGEENVLWKGKPLYFAKTSGTTSGAKYIPLTKESMPFHIQAARNAILSYIYETGKADFVSGKMIFLQGSPILEEKNGIKLGRLSGIVAHFVPKYLQKNRMPSWETNCIEDWETKVNAIVEETIKENMSVISGIPSWVQMYFEKLKEKANKPVGEIFKNFNLFIYGGVNYEPYRAKFENLIGRKVDSIELFPASEGFFAYQDSQKEKGMLLLLNSGIFYEFIKADEFFTENPKRFTIGEVELGVNYVLIISTNAGLWAYNIGDTIQFTSLKPYRVIVSGRIKHYISAFGEHVIGKEVESALKEAMEGTDVRVNEFTVAPQITPNEGLPYHEWFIEFENEPTNLEDFALKIDAAMRKQNVYYDDLIVGNVLRTLVITKVPKNGFQDYMKSIGKLGGQNKLPRLSNDRKIAQFFEIKE
- a CDS encoding carboxypeptidase-like regulatory domain-containing protein gives rise to the protein MKYLFFFYLLSISLTAQIRGVVKDSISGEPIPFVNIWVENETIGTMSDADGTFYLEASNQKNIVISVLGYERKVLKGTEVSEVLLRPMTYDLREVVILNKKQSKQIEIGEIKDAIFQSFDNGPKIEAKFFPYKASYNKTKFLKEVTIFTDSRIEDATIKLHFYSVDENGFPGEELLTKDFVVTLKKGVLKHRYSISQFDLVFPENGMFVAYEKLLIESNKTGNKYQPYVLYNYVDRDFFYTYAYGKWSKQSSENSEKISVYEPSINLILTN
- a CDS encoding carboxypeptidase-like regulatory domain-containing protein, which produces MKEKRLIWIFLIVAQFAFSQIRGVVKDSISGEPISYVNISVENETVGTTSEADGSFSLDIKDEKVLIFSALGFETKKLSSKSEVILLKPKVFELKEVVIEQPKFKKEIEIGNFNKPLGYHISGDLEWSNAKFFKYETTYEQTKFVKKIKITTRSKVNNAKFKIRIFSVNKEGSPEDDLLYEDIIVTVKKGKRKNIIDISNFKLVFPEEGLFIAYEVLKIESNKYEFKYTENKSKKLIKKIYYAPDFECNLVEEQNTYHNRFGKWIKLQRWHNNEIGSKEKYNNKVFEPAINLILTN
- a CDS encoding carboxypeptidase-like regulatory domain-containing protein, yielding MKSLLFFFLTISLSAQIRGVVKDSISSEPIPFVNIWVENETIGTTSEPNGSFSLDIKEEKVLVFSALGYEVKKASSRTDIILLKPKVFELKEVVIEQPKFKNEIEVGNYETSGFRIGLGNINSAVYFKPYDEMITHPFLKEIKFLTKSDIDNAKIRIKILSVNTDNSPGESLIDEEIIVSVKKGKSKNKVDLTEYRLKIPLVGFFISFEKLLIEDNKHYSEYTYKDNQGNKVTRKSMSIEPELCFIPIEHDIIWQSTINGNWTKSKKHILKNPKSYENLLMRKYHDKYLAPSMTITLTN
- a CDS encoding Tex family protein — translated: MTHIQFIQNQINIAPKSIEATIKLLSEDCTIPFISRYRKDQTGNLDEVQIEAISKLNKQFDEIIKRKESIIKSIEEQNALSPELKAKIENSFDLQELEDFYLPYKKKKKTKADVARENGLEPLAKIIMSQSRSVGTDDIEFLASKYLNANVKNEDEALQGARDIIAEWINENIFIRKNLRRLFQRKAEITTKVVKTKKDDEAAQKFSQYFDWSEPISKAPSHRLLAMLRAEAEGFVKLNVAIEKEEALNFIEENIIKNKNSDATEHLELAIKDSYKRLLEPAISNETLQEAKAKADIKAIDVFSENLRQLLLAPPLGEKRILAIDPGYRTGCKVVCLDEKGDLLNNETIYPHAPQNDTAMAMKKIRSMVNAYNIEAISIGNGTASRETEFFIKKIAFDKPVQVFVVSEAGASVYSASKIAREEFPNYDVTVRGSVSIGRRLSDPLAELVKIDPKSIGVGQYQHDVDQTKLQSALDSTVMSCVNSVGININTASKSLLSYVSGIGEKMAENIVAYRSENGPFEDRKQLKKVPRLGEKAYQQAAAFIRIRDGKNPLDNSAVHPEAYPIVEKMAKDLGIKTNELIANKEKIAQIKPENYITTEIGILTLKDILKELEKPGLDPRKAAKIFEFDPNVRSISDLKTGMILPGIVNNITAFGCFVDLGIKESGLVHISQLKEGYVSDVNEVVKMHQHVQVKVVEVDEARKRIQLTMIL
- a CDS encoding murein hydrolase activator EnvC family protein, coding for MANKRLKRQLLLRKLFNKRRLVILNEDTFEETFSLKLNLMNVFVVGTLGAIIIIFVTTYIIAFTPLREYIPGYASSKLKQEAMDMAIKSDSLEKSVKINNAYIASIKKVLTGDLEYAKLNKDSIKALDAADLDLSGLTATEKEEELRDQVIKEDKYNVFESSKPKVSFVLFPPAQGAILQKYNVANKHLAVKIALTNNTPIKAVATGTIIFSDWTPSSGYVVIVRHKDDILSVYKNAASVTKTQGNIVKSGEVIALAGNTNSVLNSGATLHFELWKDGFPIDPTQFINFN